aacttaatattatttattataaaaaaattaaatttaaataaattattttttattcatatttttattttaatcaaaaatgtaacTTATATTTTACAAATACAATTATCTTTTAACTTTCTCAGTAGTATTAGCCCACCCAGTAGAAGCACCAACATCAACAACATGATTTCTAACAGCTTCATCCAAAATATTCTGAATATCTTTACATCCCTGTAAAGCTTTCTCAAGAACTTTCTTTAAATGATCCAAATGAAACCGCTGAGACATTTCCATAAGAACAATACTTTCAGAATGTGGTAAAGCAGCAATTGTTAAAGTAGGCCCCCCAATAATTTCTTCTTGATGTGAAATATCAACCATGGGGGTGTCATTATTAGCTATGCTGGCTGTACAAGCGCAAACATATTCTTTTAAGGGAATTCCAGCATCGATTAAACCTAAAGTGGCTGCATTTACACAAGCAGAAAAAACACCTCCATCTGCGTGTAAGACTTCAACATATACATCAATTTGTGACCAAGGgtataattcaatttttattgcaGCTAGTAAAGCTTGTCGTAAATGAATAGACATTTCAGTGGATTTTCGATCCCCTCGAGGTCGTTTTTTTCGATCTGAAGTCGAAAACACAGCCATACTAAATTGACAATTAACAATTGCGGCATCGTGTTGAGCTTTTGAGCGGGTCCGAACTTGGTGGGGGCCGTACACTGCCGCTAATACCTTCGTTAGGCCTTGCTCTAAGTAAGCACTTCCGTCAGGTTCAGCAAAAACACCCAATTTACAACGGATTCTTCTTAATTCATTTGCACGGCGACCATCCAAACGAAGACCTACTTTTGAGATCAATTCCTTTTTActcatatttaataaattaaattttatagttGATTTAAAGCGTTTaaaagtaaggttatgttgttaattactaaaaaagcTAACTTCGCGATagtgttaaataataattttaagaattaagttttaattatttcggctttattttattaaagttgtattaaaataaatacataataaattaattattacataattagtaatgaaagaaattgattttaagttggtgaattctaaatattttttgtaaccaGATCTAACTTCTCTCATAACTTGACAGTAAGTTCTTAAAGCTGTGTAGAGTTGAGtcataaaacttaattaaatcaaaaaaacatgGTAAGTTCTTtacgaaatattaaatattatttaagggaatcttaattttaaccgtttttatcattttccgTAGTCGAACGAGGTTGAGGAAACGATGAAAAGGATACAATCGCATAAAGGTGTTATTGGGACTGTAGTTGTCAATTCAGAAggtaaatatttgtaaaatattgaTCAAACTTAATTCAAGTTATTTAAAGGTATACCAATAAAGTCAACGTTGGATAACACAATGACTGTGCAGTACGCTGGTTTATTGAGTTCTTTAGTAGATAAAGCTAGAAGTGTGGTTAGGGATTTAGATGCAGCCAatgatttaacatttttgagaaTTAGGTCCAAGAAACACGAGATTATGGTTGCCCCTGATAaggaatttattttgattgttatacAGAACCCTTCGGAGTAAAATAATTGGCATagttattaagaaatattattgttaatttatttttatatttactaaaaaaagataatttggTTTTATGCACACTTTTTCCTtatgttattgaaataaaactgcttatttgtatttaatatcgataattaatttcttttatttataatatatagtATACAAAACTGTTTATAAGAAtacattaatacaaaatttaaatatataattgaGTAAATTACATTTGATTATGTACACACAGCCggattatttcaaaagttttgTTAGAAAGTAGATTCATAGTCTTTGTTCGATATATTGgagaattaaatatttataaattatagaaataaataattttttagtctttctttttttgtagaaagacttgatttgtataaaaattgcactaaatcataaaatgagaagcttgataaaattaactaaaatgaTTTGTACTTATCTAAATAATTAACTAAGCAAAAATCGCAACAACACAAAACACTTTATattaatagagaaaaaaaattcgatatcattaaaaatcatcttttaacTAAATGTCTTTGAATATAACCAGTACTGGGATgacatattttataataaacaatcATAAATACGATGCccacaaaaaaagtaataaaattaagacaAATTATAGGTAAATAATAGGGTGAGCTCCGTATCACTTCATCAGAGTACAACATCCAAATTATCATAGCTATGATATTTTCCACACAcaaaatggtataaaaaaatacatacctTACCAAGGTCCTGCCTTGACTTAATGAAATATGAGTAAAAATATACACCGTTCCAAAAACggcaaagaaaaaatattcgaAGACTTTATTGTTGCCACAAATTGCAGGTTGATCTGAGGTGATTTTTAACCAAATTACCATGACAAACCAATGAACTGATAAAACCAAAACGGTGTAATAAGGAAAAATTGATGCTATTACACTTATACACATTATTCTtgaaactataaaaaaaatcaatgtaaataataatgttaaagCCTATTATCCCTACAAAAACTCAAGGTCCCTCACTTTAGCggtcgatatcttcgcaatcgctcgataaaaaaaattgcgacaaagtttgttgtaatcagtgaacatttctacgtaacatatgttaattttaaaaatttcggaTCCaccgttttctttttatcacgagttaaatgaaaaaagtacccgatatTTTACGCTACCGTcaattttgcgatttttttccTCGAAAATTATcgtacgaaaaaattttaattttgaacaggtggtagcctgatgtgttcttaatgagtggcatattttattttttcgatattccataccgtttcgcggaaaatcgcggtttaatACGACGCCGGTATGTCGAAAACCGCGGATTTGACCAAAATACGTAAAATAATGTCgaattccgttatcagtttttcaaaattagaattccctaattttttaaaaacggttaatggaattacaaattaaagagaagcAGAAATAAGCTCTGCGGGACAGATGAGACAGatcaatcggaacagatggtgcatcccagacaggacgtcgcgccttatttctttatgtaggtaaaataaaggcgcgacgtactgtctgggacgcaccatctgttccgattggacggaaccctTCCCTCCCCGcatagcttatttctgtttctctttaatttgtaatactACTTGTAATCGTATACAGTggttacgaagatatcgatctatAAAtcccttgactttttgcacggatagtagtgaaataattttttgtgttaccTGTAACAAGAAAGTGCCACATAAACTGCATTATTGTTCCTCCCCAACTTatattattcttatttattaaagcAACTCTTAATAATCTATGATACGAAGCCATGGACCAAGCCATACTTACAAAAGAACTTCCAATCGATAATAATTGATGGACAActaaaacaatatttcatGATATTTATCGCTAAAATACAGTGTCCACCAAAAAGTCAGGGAAAAATTCAGAAATCATCATTTGGTTTAAAactcgacgattttttttttaatcaatgtgaagaaagtgcggaaaagtgcaGAACATACGGAAAAATCACCCTTGCTTTTCTTAGGCTTTCGATGCATAACGACTGTGTGGCGAACATCTGGACGCCAGGGAACTTTGTAAACCgttcaaaaaatctctctcCGGTCATCTGGGCAGGACACCCTTTTGGTCCAGGCAAAGGGTTCCCGGGAAACTTTCACCGGAGATATTACTGGACGCTCTCCGTGGCAAACATCTGATCGCCAGAAAGCGTTCGAAACTATTCAGAAGAACTCTCTCCGTACATCTGGACAGCAGATCCTTTTGGTCCAGACAAGGACTCGAAGAGAGCTTTCACCGGGGATGTTACTGGACTCGGGGATAAAAGGAACCAGGATCGGCCCAGAGAGTTCAGTTCAGTTACCATCAGTTATTAGTTGTCAGTTACCATCAGTTATCAGTTAGCAGTTGCCATCGGCAGATCAGTCAGCAGTTACCCTTTTCGCGTCCGCACTtacattattgttattattgatgtaaataaaattttgttgttgaagacATTGGTTTTCCTAAAACTTCCTCTCGCTACTATCACAGCATTAGCCCCGCAGACTGACTACCTGTCGTTAGACAGACTGTCTGTCAATAGATTCTGTTTTaatacta
This genomic stretch from Onthophagus taurus isolate NC chromosome 7, IU_Otau_3.0, whole genome shotgun sequence harbors:
- the LOC111424462 gene encoding exosome complex component RRP41: MSKKELISKVGLRLDGRRANELRRIRCKLGVFAEPDGSAYLEQGLTKVLAAVYGPHQVRTRSKAQHDAAIVNCQFSMAVFSTSDRKKRPRGDRKSTEMSIHLRQALLAAIKIELYPWSQIDVYVEVLHADGGVFSACVNAATLGLIDAGIPLKEYVCACTASIANNDTPMVDISHQEEIIGGPTLTIAALPHSESIVLMEMSQRFHLDHLKKVLEKALQGCKDIQNILDEAVRNHVVDVGASTGWANTTEKVKR
- the LOC111424463 gene encoding dynein light chain roadblock-type 2 — its product is MSNEVEETMKRIQSHKGVIGTVVVNSEGIPIKSTLDNTMTVQYAGLLSSLVDKARSVVRDLDAANDLTFLRIRSKKHEIMVAPDKEFILIVIQNPSE
- the LOC111424459 gene encoding XK-related protein 6-like, yielding MTPFQIRACDSAIQQDTTDYLPSKDRVTRWDIAGFVFSIITHLVDVGLDINVAYRYYVDNPNQYYYVLTLIFILVPAVINTAFSIKMYCQNKEDTQMKPLTKRFTKRRLCYLIILLFQLAPVLRYFDALRYAIKSKKAEKEKNIENQRKYYKLMIQEDSDVALLRVLECYLEAAPQQILQLAIIFYKHGDGNTFTIVHQLLSIGSSFVSMAWSMASYHRLLRVALINKNNISWGGTIMQFMWHFLVTVSRIMCISVIASIFPYYTVLVLSVHWFVMVIWLKITSDQPAICGNNKVFEYFFFAVFGTVYIFTHISLSQGRTLVRYVFFYTILCVENIIAMIIWMLYSDEVIRSSPYYLPIICLNFITFFVGIVFMIVYYKICHPSTGYIQRHLVKR